In Calditrichota bacterium, one genomic interval encodes:
- a CDS encoding HD domain-containing protein: MNKKRQKLTTELVLKEIGALTDETGISVWAVGGFVRDKLLNRTVTDIDFAVVGDGPKFARQVAKRLGTKTVVVFERFGTAMVHVGNFKLEFVGTRKEEYLPDSRKPIVTESSLDDDLLRRDFTINAIAMGLNEKNFGELYDPLGGKEDLQKKIIRTPLEPEVTFKDDPLRILRAIRFAARFDFEIEEKTFSALKKTASRLKIISQERVTDELMKMLEHDKPSLAFQLMDETGVLELILPEISVMKGVEQRAGYHHKDVFKHTLMVVDNVAAVSKKLELRFTALFHDVGKPVTKQFIDGIGWTFHGHDEIGARMLGRICRRLKLPNQLMKYAQKLTRLHLRPISLSEETVTDSAIRRLIVQTGDDLDDLITLCRADITSQNPQRVKKHLQNFDHVVRRIAEVEEKDKMRAFQSPVRGEEIMEVCGLKPGPKVGKLKKMIEEAILEGEIPNEHDAALEFLLKIKDDVINESVE; encoded by the coding sequence TGGGCTGTCGGCGGATTTGTGCGCGATAAATTGCTGAACAGGACAGTTACAGACATTGACTTTGCGGTAGTGGGCGACGGCCCCAAATTTGCGCGTCAGGTGGCGAAACGGCTGGGGACGAAAACAGTTGTCGTTTTTGAGCGCTTCGGCACGGCGATGGTGCATGTGGGTAATTTCAAATTGGAATTTGTCGGCACGCGCAAAGAAGAATATCTGCCCGATTCCCGCAAACCGATCGTTACTGAGTCTTCGTTGGACGATGATTTGCTCCGCCGGGATTTTACCATTAACGCCATTGCCATGGGCTTGAACGAGAAAAATTTCGGTGAACTGTACGATCCTCTCGGTGGGAAAGAAGATTTGCAGAAAAAAATCATTCGCACGCCGCTGGAACCGGAAGTAACTTTCAAAGACGATCCGCTGCGAATTTTGCGTGCGATTCGGTTTGCCGCCCGGTTCGATTTTGAGATTGAAGAAAAAACTTTTTCCGCATTGAAAAAGACGGCTTCGCGGCTGAAGATTATTTCTCAGGAGCGGGTAACCGACGAACTCATGAAAATGCTCGAGCATGACAAACCTTCGCTGGCTTTTCAGTTGATGGACGAGACCGGTGTGCTCGAGCTCATTTTGCCGGAAATTTCTGTTATGAAAGGCGTGGAGCAGCGCGCTGGCTACCATCACAAAGATGTTTTCAAGCACACGCTGATGGTTGTGGATAACGTGGCTGCGGTGAGCAAGAAATTGGAACTTCGTTTCACGGCGCTGTTTCACGACGTAGGCAAACCAGTGACTAAGCAATTCATCGACGGCATCGGCTGGACTTTTCACGGCCATGACGAGATCGGCGCGAGAATGTTGGGGAGAATCTGTCGTCGTTTGAAATTGCCAAATCAATTAATGAAATATGCGCAGAAACTCACACGTCTCCATTTACGCCCTATCAGCTTATCTGAGGAAACAGTGACCGACTCGGCGATTCGGCGGCTGATTGTGCAGACTGGCGATGATTTGGATGATTTGATTACATTGTGCCGCGCGGACATTACATCGCAGAATCCGCAGCGCGTCAAAAAACATCTGCAGAATTTCGATCACGTGGTGCGGCGCATCGCTGAAGTGGAAGAAAAAGACAAAATGCGCGCATTTCAATCGCCGGTCAGGGGGGAAGAAATCATGGAAGTTTGCGGCCTCAAGCCCGGGCCAAAAGTGGGAAAATTGAAAAAGATGATCGAAGAAGCAATCCTCGAAGGCGAGATTCCCAATGAGCACGATGCGGCATTAGAGTTTTTGTTGAAAATCAAGGACGATGTGATTAATGAATCGGTAGAGTAA
- a CDS encoding NAD-dependent epimerase/dehydratase family protein, whose amino-acid sequence MKIFITGINGFIGSRLAFSLLKKGHTVSGTVRPTSDLSLLREVAADVYSGNLFHSEFLEEAMAGSDIVFHVAGLASDWGSFQQFFDSNVRTTQQVARTAKRVNAQRFVFLSSAAVYGFSGFRFADEKFPVPKWNFPYARTKIIAENWLLSFFHEANLPVTIVQPANVFGPADRTFFIPFIRALRPGFIPLIDHGKAWTSPLFVENLCEALWLAATSPKSVGEKIIISDGLEINWEQFIAAICQKFNVPKPRFSVPFGFALALADFFELLFRLFRISHPPPVTRYRVFNFGRDYHFSTNKANRLLGFSPKIGLNAALEKTKVWLEKIEHG is encoded by the coding sequence ATGAAAATTTTCATTACCGGAATCAACGGCTTCATCGGAAGTCGTCTTGCTTTTTCTCTGCTGAAAAAAGGACACACTGTTTCCGGAACAGTGCGCCCGACCAGCGATTTGTCACTGTTGCGCGAAGTCGCTGCTGATGTTTATTCAGGGAATTTATTTCATTCGGAATTTCTCGAAGAGGCAATGGCTGGCAGCGACATTGTTTTTCACGTTGCGGGCCTCGCGTCTGATTGGGGAAGTTTTCAGCAATTTTTCGATTCCAATGTCCGAACCACGCAGCAAGTCGCCCGAACGGCTAAACGAGTTAATGCCCAACGTTTTGTGTTCCTCAGCAGCGCCGCGGTTTACGGATTCTCCGGTTTCAGATTTGCTGATGAAAAGTTTCCAGTGCCCAAATGGAATTTCCCCTATGCGCGCACAAAAATTATCGCGGAAAATTGGCTGCTCAGTTTTTTCCACGAAGCGAATCTGCCTGTTACAATAGTCCAGCCGGCCAATGTTTTCGGTCCTGCCGATCGTACTTTTTTCATTCCATTTATTCGAGCGCTTCGGCCAGGGTTCATTCCCCTGATTGATCACGGAAAAGCCTGGACATCGCCGCTCTTTGTGGAGAATCTTTGCGAAGCGTTGTGGCTGGCAGCGACGTCCCCAAAATCTGTTGGCGAAAAAATAATTATTTCCGACGGGCTGGAAATCAACTGGGAACAATTCATCGCAGCCATTTGTCAAAAATTTAATGTGCCCAAGCCGCGATTCTCCGTACCTTTCGGTTTCGCATTGGCACTGGCAGATTTTTTTGAACTTTTATTTCGACTCTTTCGCATCTCACATCCGCCGCCGGTCACGCGCTATCGAGTTTTCAATTTTGGGAGAGATTATCATTTTTCAACGAATAAGGCCAATCGTTTGCTCGGTTTTTCGCCCAAAATTGGTTTGAATGCGGCACTGGAGAAGACAAAAGTTTGGTTGGAAAAAATAGAACATGGGTAG